The proteins below come from a single Rosa rugosa chromosome 2, drRosRugo1.1, whole genome shotgun sequence genomic window:
- the LOC133731873 gene encoding U11/U12 small nuclear ribonucleoprotein 65 kDa protein, with protein MQQQQQHHLGFEEPPSSSKASLLIRHLPEAIPEETLFRLLSHYGASSVRSCSPTGRLRNCAFVDFQNEGLAYQAQRQLNGLRFLGKVLKVERATSNSDKPLQDGKKESVSVPPTSTSSSGYNPAVKRETRETEVSRSEPIAPRLGVDYCFPPHLEYAYPPPDGNILTNVVNALIAVPRFYTQVLHLMNKMNIPAPFRMALPSPPLPPAAPVPFSPPPPPLAAKPPSADISSDESEMESSDEEASRGASRGKKRVKRESILGPAVDKGVAHEDVGLKQAILVPKERPMIKKKNPLLQITIAQKVANNEHKDDSTTKVEELPETESSVINPFATPEELERGKLPPEEILSLPMFKNYTAGTPASVLYIKNLAKDIVGDDFYYIFGSLFGSIDAAKSALSVKLMQEGRMRGQAFVTFPSVEQSQYALNLVNGYVFKGKPMIIQFGRNPAAVKAT; from the exons atgcagcagcagcaacagcatCATCTGGGTTTTGAAGAACCACCAAGTAGCAGTAAGGCGAGTCTATTGATTCGTCACCTTCCAGAAGCCATTCCTGAAGAGACCCTGTTCCGCTTACTGTCCCACTATGGCGCTTCTTCTGTCCGCTCTTGCTCTCCTACCGGCAG GTTGAGAAATTGTGCTTTTGTGGATTTCCAAAACGAAGGCTTGGCTTACCAAGCACAGCGTCAGTTGAATGG GCTGAGGTTTCTTGGGAAGGTGTTAAAAGTGGAGAGGGCTACTAGCAATAGTGATAAGCCATTGCAGGATGGCAAGAAGGAATCAGTTTCTGTGCCTCCCACTTCCACGTCATCTTCGGGGTACAATCCTGCCGTCAAAAGGGAGACTCGGGAAACTGAAGTTTCAAGATCAGAGCCTATTGCCCCAAGGCTTGGTGTAGATTACTGCTTTCCTCCTCACCTTGA GTATGCTTACCCACCACCAGATGGAAATATTCTGACCAACGTTGTAAATGCTCTTATTGCTGTTCCTCGCTTTTATACTCAG GTTTTGCACTTGATGAACAAAATGAATATTCCAGCTCCATTTCGCATGGCTCTTCCCTCTCCACCTCTACCACCTGCAGCTCCCGTGCCATTTTCCCCACCTCCCCCTCCTCTAGCTGCAAAGCCTCCCTCAGCAGATATATCAAGTGACGAGTCTGAAATGGAGTCTTCAGATGAG GAGGCCTCTAGAGGAGCTTCAAGAGGAAAGAAGCGTGTCAAACGGGAATCTATTCTTGGTCCTGCAGTTGATAAAGGTGTAGCACATGAAGATGTTGGATTGAAACAAGCTATTCTAGTCCCAAAAGAGAGGCCAATgataaagaagaagaatccTCTGCTACAG ATAACAATTGCCCAGAAAGTTGCTAACAATGAGCACAAAGATGATAGCACTACCAAAGTAGAAGAGCTTCCGGAGACTGAGAGTTCAGTTATTAACCCTTTTGCAACTCCAGAAGAACTAGAAAGAGGAAAGTTGCCTCCAGAAGAAATATTATCGCTTCCAATGTTTAAG AACTATACTGCCGGGACTCCTGCCTCCGTGTTGTATATAAAGAACTTGGCAAAGGACATTGTTGGTGATGACTTCTACTACATATTTG GGTCATTATTTGGAAGCATTGATGCAGCCAAATCTGCTCTGAGCGTGAAGCTTATGCAG GAAGGACGAATGAGGGGCCAAGCTTTCGTAACATTTCCTTCAGTTGAACAAAGCCAATATGCTTTG AATCTAGTGAATGGGTATGTGTTCAAAGGCAAACCAATGATCATCCAGTTTGGCCGTAATCCTGCAGCTGTTAAAGCAACTTAA